The following are from one region of the Hemitrygon akajei chromosome 6, sHemAka1.3, whole genome shotgun sequence genome:
- the LOC140729359 gene encoding claudin-7-like, giving the protein MANAGLQILGFVLALLGWIAVVASTVMPQWKMSSYAGDNIITAQAVYQGLWMNCVYQSTGQMQCKVYDSILALGASLQATRALMVVGIVVGVLAVGISTVGMKCTNCGGDDKARKARIAMGGGIAFILAGLCVLIGASWFGNQIVKDFYNPFTPVNTKYEFGSAIFVNWAGAALVLIGGGMLSCSCPGKSGYPTSYPKSKARSKASSNKEFV; this is encoded by the exons ATGGCCAACGCGGGGCTGCAGATTTTGGGGTTTGTCCTCGCCTTGCTCGGCTGGATCGCCGTCGTGGCCAGCACCGTCATGCCCCAGTGGAAAATGTCGAGTTACGCGGGCGATAACATTATCACGGCACAGGCGGTGTACCagggactgtggatgaactgcgTGTATCAGAGCACCGGACAAATGCAGTGCAAGGTGTACGACTCCATCCTGGCGCTGGGAG CTTCGCTGCAGGCAACCCGGGCGTTGATGGTGGTGGGCATCGTGGTGGGTGTCCTGGCAGTTGGCATCAGCACCGTGGGCATGAAGTGCACCAACTGTGGGGGTGACGACAAGGCCCGGAAAGCCCGCATCGCCATGGGCGGGGGCATCGCCTTCATCCTGGCAG GTCTCTGTGTACTGATTGGCGCCTCCTGGTTTGGGAACCAGATTGTGAAAGACTTCTACAACCCATTCACCCCTGTCAACACAAA GTACGAGTTTGGGTCTGCGATCTTTGTCAACTGGGCTGGGGCGGCCCTGGTGCTGATTGGCGGTGGGATGCTCAGTTGCTCCTGCCCCGGTAAGAGTGGCTACCCCACGTCCTACCCGAAATCTAAGGCTCGCTCCAAGGCCTCCAGCAACAAGGAGTTTGTGTGA